From Caballeronia insecticola, a single genomic window includes:
- a CDS encoding LysE family translocator, whose protein sequence is MTLTQWLPFAIASAILVAIPGPTVLLVVSYALGHGRKYAFATTAGVALGDLTAMTASMLGLGVLLAASAELFMIVKWIGAAYLVYLGIKLWRAPAIDTDAAQLTDELRTGRIMAHAYAVTTLNPKSIIFFVAFVPQFIDPHAASVSQIAIFEATFVGLAAANAFAYALLASGARRAIRKPSVQRAVNRTGGALLMGAGVFAAAWKKAT, encoded by the coding sequence ATGACCCTCACTCAATGGCTGCCGTTCGCGATCGCGTCGGCGATTCTCGTCGCGATTCCCGGGCCGACCGTTCTGCTCGTCGTGTCGTACGCGCTCGGCCACGGCCGCAAATACGCGTTCGCGACGACTGCCGGCGTCGCGCTCGGCGATCTCACCGCGATGACCGCCTCCATGCTCGGACTCGGCGTGCTGCTCGCGGCATCGGCGGAATTGTTCATGATCGTGAAGTGGATCGGCGCGGCTTATCTCGTCTACCTCGGCATCAAGCTGTGGCGCGCGCCGGCCATCGACACGGACGCCGCCCAGCTTACGGACGAGCTGCGCACCGGACGCATCATGGCGCACGCGTATGCCGTCACGACGCTGAACCCGAAGAGCATCATTTTCTTCGTCGCGTTCGTGCCGCAATTCATCGATCCGCACGCTGCGAGCGTGTCGCAAATCGCGATTTTCGAAGCCACGTTCGTCGGACTGGCGGCCGCTAACGCCTTCGCGTACGCGCTCCTCGCGTCCGGCGCGCGCCGCGCGATCCGCAAGCCTTCCGTGCAGCGTGCAGTGAACCGCACCGGCGGGGCGCTCCTGATGGGCGCGGGCGTCTTCGCGGCGGCCTGGAAGAAAGCAACATGA
- a CDS encoding SDH family Clp fold serine proteinase, translated as MYYADCSTNAQVDPNDDTYLAELLSTLKGEPVDLMLETNGGYTDATEKIVSILTAMTTDLRVIVPRRAKSNGTVIALTGREIVMGVHSELGPIDPNVVLGPGNVVPADLILKSAEKHPPLIAGFASLAVAQTKKLATAVLTSGMLKGAEPKVIEEIVNKISTRDHYHSHGSVIDSREAADLGLKIAHLPPEDDLWQRIWLLRTMCEQDCKTHRVWKLFEGTAVSSSIAAPQGMSS; from the coding sequence GTGTATTACGCAGATTGCTCGACGAATGCGCAGGTAGATCCCAACGACGATACCTACCTCGCTGAGTTGCTGAGCACGCTCAAGGGCGAGCCGGTCGACCTGATGCTCGAAACGAACGGCGGCTACACCGATGCGACCGAGAAAATCGTGTCAATCCTGACTGCGATGACCACGGATCTGCGTGTCATCGTGCCACGGCGAGCAAAAAGCAATGGCACCGTGATTGCCCTAACTGGTCGCGAGATCGTGATGGGGGTGCATTCGGAATTGGGCCCCATCGACCCTAACGTCGTACTCGGGCCGGGCAATGTAGTACCTGCCGACCTGATCCTCAAATCGGCCGAGAAGCACCCGCCGCTTATCGCTGGGTTCGCCTCATTGGCTGTTGCGCAAACGAAGAAGCTGGCCACCGCCGTCCTTACAAGTGGGATGCTCAAAGGCGCCGAACCTAAGGTGATCGAGGAAATCGTGAATAAGATTTCGACGCGCGATCACTACCACTCGCATGGATCGGTCATTGACTCTCGAGAAGCAGCCGATTTGGGATTGAAGATCGCGCACCTCCCGCCCGAGGATGATCTTTGGCAGCGCATCTGGTTGCTCCGAACAATGTGCGAACAGGATTGTAAAACTCATCGCGTGTGGAAGTTGTTCGAAGGCACAGCGGTCAGCAGTTCGATCGCAGCACCGCAGGGAATGTCAAGCTAG
- a CDS encoding SgcJ/EcaC family oxidoreductase: MSQAEDWNANARRVYFGLLEDWNRQDAVAMAERFAERGSLIGFDGSTVDGRACIEAHLQPIFAQHATPLFVAKVREVRRMANGQTLLVRAVAGMWPRGANELDPRFNAIQTTLLSLCDGAYRIEMFQNTPAALHGRPDEGEKLSAELREIGRPPGV, translated from the coding sequence ATGAGTCAGGCCGAAGACTGGAACGCGAACGCGCGGCGCGTGTATTTCGGCTTGCTCGAAGACTGGAACCGGCAGGACGCCGTTGCCATGGCGGAGCGTTTCGCCGAGCGCGGTAGTCTGATCGGCTTCGACGGAAGTACGGTCGACGGACGCGCATGCATCGAAGCGCATCTCCAGCCGATATTCGCGCAGCATGCCACGCCGCTTTTCGTCGCGAAGGTGCGCGAGGTCAGACGCATGGCGAATGGCCAGACGCTGCTCGTGCGTGCGGTCGCCGGAATGTGGCCGCGCGGCGCGAACGAACTCGATCCGCGCTTCAACGCGATCCAGACGACGCTGCTCTCGCTCTGCGACGGGGCTTATCGAATCGAGATGTTCCAGAACACGCCTGCCGCGCTTCACGGGCGGCCCGATGAAGGCGAGAAACTGAGCGCGGAGTTGCGTGAGATCGGCAGGCCGCCGGGCGTCTGA